The following are encoded together in the Streptomyces sp. NBC_01465 genome:
- a CDS encoding acetolactate synthase large subunit → MTEQATGAHHPQPRARNGGQHSAAVEHVTGAQSLIRSLEEVGADTVFGIPGGAILPAYDPMMDSTRVRHILVRHEQGAGHAATGYAQATGKVGVCMATSGPGATNLVTPIADAHMDSVPIVAITGQVAAASIGTDAFQEADICGITMPITKHNFLVTKAEDIPHTIAEAFHIASTGRPGPVLVDIAKDALQAKTTFSWPPQMDLPGYRPVTKPHAKQIREAAKLITQAKRPVLYVGGGVMKAGATAELKVLAELTGAPVTTTLMALGSFPDSHPLHVGMPGMHGAVTAVTALQKADLLIALGTRFDDRVTGKLDSFAPFAKIIHADIDPAEIGKNREVDVPIVGDAREVIADLVQAVQAEHTEGHVGDYTAWWKDLNRWRDTYPLGYDLPADGTLSPQQVIERIGQAAPEGTIFAAGVGQHQMWASHFIQYEQPATWLNSGGAGTMGYAVPAAMGAKAGMPERTVWAIDGDGCFQMTNQELTTCALNNIPIKVAIINNGALGMVRQWQTLFYNQRYSNTVLHNGEGEGGANTGTRVPDFVKLSEAMGCVALRCERPEDLDKVIAEANAINDRPVVVDFIVHEDAMVWPMVAAGTSNDEVMAARGVRPDFGDNEDD, encoded by the coding sequence ATGACCGAGCAGGCCACCGGGGCCCACCATCCGCAACCGCGGGCCCGTAACGGCGGACAGCACTCCGCCGCCGTCGAGCACGTCACGGGTGCGCAGTCCCTCATCCGTTCCCTCGAAGAGGTCGGCGCCGACACGGTATTCGGCATCCCCGGCGGAGCGATCCTCCCGGCGTACGACCCGATGATGGACTCCACCCGGGTCCGCCACATCCTCGTCCGCCACGAGCAGGGCGCGGGCCACGCGGCCACCGGTTACGCCCAGGCCACCGGCAAGGTCGGCGTCTGCATGGCCACTTCGGGCCCCGGCGCCACCAACCTGGTCACCCCGATCGCCGACGCCCACATGGACTCCGTCCCGATCGTCGCGATCACCGGCCAGGTGGCCGCGGCATCCATCGGTACGGACGCCTTCCAGGAGGCGGACATCTGCGGCATCACGATGCCGATCACCAAGCACAACTTCCTGGTCACCAAGGCCGAGGACATCCCGCACACCATCGCCGAGGCCTTCCACATCGCCTCGACCGGCCGCCCGGGCCCCGTCCTCGTCGACATCGCCAAGGACGCCCTGCAGGCGAAGACCACGTTCTCCTGGCCGCCGCAGATGGACCTGCCGGGCTACCGCCCGGTGACCAAGCCGCACGCCAAGCAGATCCGTGAGGCCGCCAAGCTCATCACCCAGGCCAAGCGCCCGGTGCTGTACGTGGGCGGCGGCGTCATGAAGGCCGGCGCGACCGCCGAACTGAAGGTCCTGGCCGAGCTCACCGGAGCGCCCGTCACCACCACCCTGATGGCGCTCGGCTCCTTCCCCGACAGCCACCCGCTGCACGTGGGAATGCCCGGCATGCACGGTGCGGTCACCGCCGTCACCGCGCTGCAGAAGGCCGACCTCCTGATCGCGCTCGGCACCCGCTTCGACGACCGCGTCACCGGCAAGCTGGACAGCTTCGCCCCCTTCGCGAAGATCATCCACGCGGACATCGACCCGGCCGAGATCGGCAAGAACCGCGAGGTCGACGTCCCGATCGTGGGCGACGCTCGCGAGGTCATCGCCGACCTGGTCCAGGCCGTCCAGGCCGAGCACACCGAGGGCCACGTGGGCGACTACACCGCCTGGTGGAAGGACCTCAACCGCTGGCGCGACACCTACCCGCTGGGCTACGACCTGCCCGCGGACGGCACGCTCTCCCCGCAGCAGGTCATCGAGCGCATCGGCCAGGCAGCCCCCGAGGGCACGATCTTCGCGGCGGGCGTCGGCCAGCACCAGATGTGGGCCTCGCACTTCATCCAGTACGAGCAGCCCGCGACCTGGCTCAACTCCGGCGGCGCAGGCACGATGGGGTACGCGGTCCCGGCCGCCATGGGCGCCAAGGCGGGCATGCCCGAGCGCACCGTCTGGGCGATCGACGGCGACGGCTGCTTCCAGATGACCAACCAGGAACTGACCACCTGCGCGCTCAACAACATCCCGATCAAGGTCGCCATCATCAACAACGGCGCACTCGGGATGGTCCGCCAGTGGCAGACCCTCTTCTACAACCAGCGCTACTCCAACACCGTGCTGCACAACGGCGAGGGCGAGGGCGGTGCCAACACCGGCACCCGCGTCCCCGACTTCGTGAAGCTCTCCGAGGCCATGGGCTGCGTGGCCCTGCGCTGCGAGCGCCCCGAGGACCTCGACAAGGTCATCGCCGAGGCCAACGCCATCAACGACCGCCCCGTCGTGGTGGACTTCATCGTCCACGAGGACGCCATGGTCTGGCCGATGGTGGCCGCCGGAACGTCCAACGACGAGGTCATGGCCGCCCGCGGCGTCCGCCCCGACTTCGGCGACAACGAAGACGACTGA
- the ilvN gene encoding acetolactate synthase small subunit — translation MSSKHTLSVLVENTPGILARIAALFSRRGFNIDSLAVGVTEHPDISRITIVVGVEELPLEQVTKQLNKLVNVLKIVELEPSAAIQRELVLVKVRADNETRSQITEIVQLFRAKTVDVSPEAVTIEATGGADKLEAMLKMLEQYGIKELVQSGTIAIGRGARSITDRSLRALDRSA, via the coding sequence ATGTCCAGCAAGCACACGCTCTCCGTCCTGGTCGAGAACACGCCCGGCATCCTCGCCCGGATCGCCGCCCTGTTCTCCCGTCGGGGTTTCAACATCGACTCGCTCGCCGTGGGCGTCACCGAGCACCCCGACATCTCCCGGATCACCATCGTGGTCGGTGTCGAGGAACTGCCCCTCGAGCAGGTGACCAAGCAGCTCAACAAGCTGGTCAACGTCCTGAAGATCGTCGAACTCGAGCCCAGCGCTGCGATCCAGCGCGAGCTCGTTCTGGTCAAGGTCCGCGCCGACAACGAGACGCGTTCCCAGATCACCGAGATCGTCCAGCTGTTCCGCGCCAAGACCGTCGACGTCTCCCCGGAGGCCGTGACCATCGAGGCCACGGGCGGCGCCGACAAGCTGGAGGCGATGCTCAAGATGCTGGAGCAGTACGGCATCAAGGAGCTCGTCCAGTCCGGGACGATCGCCATAGGGCGCGGCGCCCGGTCCATCACGGACCGCTCCCTGCGGGCGCTCGACCGCAGCGCCTGA
- the ilvC gene encoding ketol-acid reductoisomerase has product MAELFYDDDADLSIIQGRKVAVIGYGSQGHAHALSLRDSGVDVRVGLHEGSKSKAKAEEQGLRVVTPSEAAAEADVIMILVPDPLQAQVYEESIKDNLKDGDALFFGHGLNIRFDFIKPPANVDVCMVAPKGPGHLVRRQYEEGRGVPCIVAVEQDPTGNGLALALSYAKGIGGTRAGVIKTTFTEETETDLFGEQAVLCGGTAALVKAGFETLTEAGYQPEIAYFECLHELKLIVDLMYEGGLEKMRWSISETAEWGDYVTGPRIITEQTKVEMKKVLAEIQDGTFAREWMAEYHGGLKKYNEYKTADSEHLLETTGKELRKLMSWVNEEA; this is encoded by the coding sequence GTGGCCGAGCTGTTCTACGACGACGATGCCGACCTGTCCATCATCCAGGGCCGCAAGGTCGCGGTCATCGGCTACGGCAGCCAGGGCCACGCCCACGCGCTGTCGCTGCGTGACTCGGGTGTCGACGTCCGCGTCGGTCTCCACGAGGGCTCCAAGTCCAAGGCGAAGGCCGAGGAGCAGGGCCTGCGCGTGGTGACGCCGTCCGAGGCCGCCGCCGAGGCCGACGTCATCATGATCCTGGTCCCGGACCCGCTGCAGGCCCAGGTCTACGAGGAGTCCATCAAGGACAACCTCAAGGACGGCGACGCGCTGTTCTTCGGCCACGGCCTGAACATCCGCTTCGACTTCATCAAGCCGCCGGCCAACGTCGACGTCTGCATGGTCGCCCCGAAGGGCCCGGGTCACCTCGTCCGCCGTCAGTACGAAGAGGGCCGCGGCGTTCCGTGCATCGTGGCCGTCGAGCAGGACCCGACGGGCAACGGCCTGGCGCTGGCCCTGAGTTACGCGAAGGGCATCGGCGGCACGCGCGCCGGCGTCATCAAGACGACCTTCACCGAGGAGACCGAGACCGACCTCTTCGGCGAGCAGGCCGTTCTCTGCGGTGGCACCGCGGCGCTCGTCAAGGCGGGCTTCGAGACGCTGACCGAGGCCGGCTACCAGCCGGAGATCGCGTACTTCGAGTGCCTCCACGAGCTGAAGCTCATCGTCGACCTCATGTACGAGGGCGGCCTGGAGAAGATGCGCTGGTCGATCTCCGAGACCGCCGAGTGGGGCGACTACGTCACCGGCCCGCGCATCATCACCGAGCAGACCAAGGTGGAGATGAAGAAGGTCCTGGCCGAGATCCAGGACGGCACCTTCGCCCGCGAGTGGATGGCCGAGTACCACGGCGGTCTGAAGAAGTACAACGAGTACAAGACCGCGGACTCCGAGCACCTCCTGGAGACCACCGGCAAGGAGCTCCGCAAGCTCATGAGCTGGGTCAACGAAGAGGCGTAA
- the serA gene encoding phosphoglycerate dehydrogenase produces MSSKPVVLIAEELSPATVDALGPDFEIRHCNGADRAELLPAIADVDAILVRSATKVDAEAIAAAKKLRVVARAGVGLDNVDVSAATKAGVMVVNAPTSNIVTAAELACGLLIATARNIPQGSQALKNGEWKRSKYTGVELAEKTLGVVGLGRIGALVAQRMSAFGMKVVAYDPYVQPARAAQMGVKVLTLDELLEVSDFITVHLPKTPETLGLIGDEALHKVKPTVRIVNAARGGIVDEEALFTALKEGRVAGAGLDVYAKEPCTDSPLFQFDQVVCTPHLGASTDEAQEKAGIAVARSVRLALAGELVPDAVNVQGGVIAEDVKPGLPLAERLGRIFTALAGEVAARLDVEVYGEITQHDVKVLELSALKGVFEDVVDETVSYVNAPLFAQERGVEVRLTTSSESPDHRNVVTVRGTLSSGEEVSVSGTLAGPKHLQKIVAIGEYDVDLALADHMVVLRYADRPGVVGAVGKILGEAGLNIAGMQVARADAGGEALAVLTVDDTVPQPVLTELAAEIGAASARSVNLAD; encoded by the coding sequence GTGAGCTCGAAACCTGTCGTACTCATCGCTGAAGAGCTGTCGCCCGCCACTGTCGACGCCCTGGGCCCGGACTTCGAGATCCGGCACTGCAACGGCGCGGACCGCGCCGAACTGCTGCCCGCCATCGCCGACGTCGACGCGATTCTCGTACGTTCCGCCACCAAGGTCGACGCCGAGGCCATCGCCGCCGCCAAGAAGCTGCGCGTCGTCGCCCGTGCCGGTGTCGGCCTCGACAACGTCGACGTCTCCGCCGCCACCAAGGCCGGCGTGATGGTGGTCAACGCCCCGACCTCCAACATCGTCACCGCCGCCGAGCTCGCCTGCGGTCTGCTCATCGCCACCGCCCGCAACATCCCCCAGGGCAGCCAGGCGCTGAAGAACGGCGAGTGGAAGCGCTCCAAGTACACCGGCGTCGAGCTCGCCGAGAAGACCCTCGGTGTCGTCGGCCTCGGCCGCATCGGCGCGCTGGTCGCGCAGCGCATGTCGGCGTTCGGCATGAAGGTCGTCGCGTACGACCCCTACGTACAGCCCGCGCGCGCCGCCCAGATGGGCGTCAAGGTCCTCACCCTCGACGAGCTGCTCGAGGTCTCGGACTTCATCACCGTCCACCTCCCCAAGACCCCCGAGACGCTCGGTCTCATCGGCGACGAGGCGCTCCACAAGGTCAAGCCGACCGTGCGGATCGTCAACGCCGCGCGCGGTGGGATCGTCGACGAGGAGGCGCTGTTCACCGCCCTCAAGGAGGGCCGTGTCGCGGGCGCCGGTCTGGACGTGTACGCGAAGGAGCCCTGCACGGACTCCCCGCTCTTCCAGTTCGACCAGGTCGTCTGCACCCCGCACCTCGGCGCCTCGACCGACGAGGCCCAGGAGAAGGCCGGCATCGCCGTCGCCCGCTCCGTGCGCCTCGCGCTCGCCGGTGAGCTCGTGCCCGACGCGGTCAACGTCCAGGGCGGCGTCATCGCCGAGGACGTGAAGCCGGGTCTGCCGCTCGCCGAGCGCCTCGGCCGGATCTTCACCGCGCTCGCGGGCGAGGTCGCGGCCCGTCTCGACGTCGAGGTGTACGGCGAGATCACCCAGCACGACGTCAAGGTGCTCGAACTCTCCGCGCTCAAGGGCGTGTTCGAGGACGTCGTCGACGAGACGGTCTCCTATGTCAACGCCCCGCTCTTCGCGCAGGAGCGCGGTGTCGAGGTCCGGCTGACGACCAGCTCGGAGTCCCCGGACCACCGCAACGTCGTCACCGTCCGCGGCACGCTCTCCAGCGGCGAGGAGGTCTCGGTCTCCGGCACGCTCGCGGGTCCCAAGCACCTCCAGAAGATCGTCGCGATCGGCGAGTACGACGTGGACCTGGCGCTCGCCGACCACATGGTCGTCCTGCGGTACGCGGACCGTCCCGGCGTCGTCGGTGCGGTCGGCAAGATCCTCGGTGAGGCCGGTCTCAACATCGCCGGTATGCAGGTCGCGCGTGCCGACGCCGGCGGCGAGGCGCTCGCCGTGCTGACCGTCGACGACACCGTCCCGCAGCCGGTCCTGACCGAGCTGGCGGCGGAGATCGGCGCGGCCTCGGCCCGTTCGGTCAACCTCGCCGACTGA
- a CDS encoding TetR/AcrR family transcriptional regulator → MGHREDLLEGAKRCLLEKGFARTTARDIVKESGTNLASIGYHYGSKDVLLAQAYIGLVEENSEAFDRGGELTTPAGSLERFHEVLTNVIETMGKPGSIWHLGMELMIVGDKMPAARDFVGKAQREGGRGVIPIFMGGEEPPADDPRVDTLGKFYMTLISGIIAEYMLDPDTAPTADELTEGMRQLIAATALKD, encoded by the coding sequence ATGGGACATCGCGAAGATCTGCTCGAAGGCGCCAAGCGCTGCCTGCTGGAGAAGGGGTTCGCGCGGACGACGGCGCGCGACATCGTCAAGGAGTCGGGGACGAACCTGGCGTCCATCGGCTACCACTACGGCTCGAAGGACGTGCTGCTCGCGCAGGCGTACATCGGGCTGGTCGAGGAGAACTCCGAGGCCTTCGACCGGGGCGGCGAGCTGACCACCCCCGCGGGCTCGCTGGAACGCTTCCACGAGGTGCTGACGAACGTCATCGAGACCATGGGCAAGCCCGGCTCCATCTGGCATCTGGGCATGGAGCTGATGATCGTCGGTGACAAGATGCCCGCCGCGCGGGACTTCGTCGGCAAGGCCCAGCGCGAGGGCGGGCGTGGCGTCATCCCCATCTTCATGGGCGGCGAGGAGCCGCCGGCCGACGACCCCCGGGTCGACACCCTCGGCAAGTTCTACATGACGCTCATCTCCGGGATCATCGCGGAGTACATGCTCGACCCGGACACGGCGCCGACGGCCGACGAACTCACCGAAGGCATGCGCCAGTTGATCGCAGCGACCGCCCTCAAGGACTAG